One region of Desulforamulus hydrothermalis Lam5 = DSM 18033 genomic DNA includes:
- a CDS encoding Tex family protein — MLGETNIYRQIAGELAVKEKQVEQTAKLLDDGNTVPFIARYRKEMTGELDEVQIRQIAERLTSLRNLYKRKEEVINAIAEQGKLTDELKDKILTAATVTAVEDLYQPYRPKRKTRAGVARERGLEPLAHWLLQAPAAADPLQQAAAFVNPEAKVITPQEALQGAMDIIAETVTDDPAVRGWVRDFTFQRGELVCQVKNQEADRRGVYQMYYRHREPVKQVPPHRVLAINRGEKEDILKVKIEIAEEPVIDKICRQWVPAHGGAARLLREAVQDGYRRLLAPAVERDIRNRLTEAAEEQAIKVFAKNLRQLLLQPPVKDKTVLGIDPAYRTGCKWAVVDATGKLLDVGVIYPTPPQSKVAEAGETVSRLVQQYGINVIAIGNGTASRETEQFVAELIRRQGWSQVRYIVVNEAGASVYSASELAAREFPGLDVAQRSAVSIARRLQDPLAELVKIEPRSVGVGQYQHDVAARRLEESLEGVVESVVNLVGVDLNTASASLLSYVSGINSAVAQHIVKFREENGKFTERTQLKKVPRLGPKAFEQSVGFLRILDGSNPLDRTGIHPESYPVVKKLLQEIGCDLSDLGSPLMKNRLQQVEPADLASRLATGIPTLRDIIDGLLRPGRDPREDLPAPLFRSDILKIEDLSPGMELQGTVRNVVDFGVFVDIGLKEDGLVHRSELTDRRFRHPLDVVAVGDVVKVRVLAVDAARGRVSLSMKGIK; from the coding sequence ATGTTAGGGGAAACCAACATTTACCGGCAAATAGCCGGTGAACTGGCTGTTAAAGAAAAACAGGTGGAGCAAACTGCCAAGCTGCTGGACGATGGCAACACCGTCCCTTTTATTGCCCGCTACCGGAAGGAAATGACCGGTGAACTGGATGAGGTGCAAATCCGGCAAATTGCCGAAAGGTTAACCTCCCTGCGCAATTTATACAAGCGTAAGGAGGAAGTAATTAACGCCATTGCCGAGCAAGGCAAGCTGACAGATGAACTGAAGGATAAAATTTTAACAGCAGCTACGGTTACGGCGGTAGAAGACCTGTATCAGCCTTACCGGCCCAAAAGAAAAACCCGGGCCGGGGTAGCCCGCGAGCGGGGGTTGGAACCGCTGGCACACTGGCTGCTGCAAGCTCCCGCCGCTGCCGACCCGTTACAACAAGCGGCGGCTTTTGTTAACCCGGAAGCCAAAGTTATTACGCCCCAAGAAGCACTGCAGGGAGCCATGGATATTATTGCTGAAACTGTCACCGATGACCCGGCTGTCCGCGGCTGGGTGCGTGACTTTACGTTTCAGCGGGGGGAACTGGTTTGTCAGGTAAAAAACCAGGAGGCAGACCGGCGGGGGGTTTACCAAATGTACTACCGGCACCGGGAGCCGGTAAAACAGGTACCGCCCCACCGGGTACTGGCCATTAACCGGGGCGAGAAAGAAGATATTCTGAAAGTAAAAATAGAAATTGCAGAAGAACCGGTAATAGATAAAATATGCCGCCAATGGGTGCCTGCTCATGGCGGTGCTGCCCGCCTGTTGCGGGAAGCTGTGCAGGACGGTTACCGGAGGTTGCTGGCGCCGGCTGTTGAGCGGGATATCCGCAACCGGCTGACGGAAGCTGCTGAGGAACAGGCCATTAAAGTATTTGCCAAAAACTTGCGGCAGTTGCTGCTGCAGCCGCCGGTAAAAGATAAAACGGTTTTGGGTATAGACCCTGCCTACCGAACCGGTTGCAAGTGGGCAGTGGTAGATGCCACCGGTAAACTTTTGGATGTAGGTGTTATTTATCCCACGCCGCCCCAAAGCAAGGTGGCGGAGGCCGGCGAGACCGTCAGCCGTCTGGTGCAGCAATACGGCATTAATGTTATTGCCATCGGCAACGGTACTGCTTCCCGGGAAACAGAACAATTTGTAGCAGAACTTATCAGGCGGCAGGGCTGGTCACAGGTGCGCTATATTGTTGTCAATGAGGCAGGCGCCAGCGTCTACTCAGCTTCCGAACTGGCGGCCCGGGAATTCCCCGGGTTGGATGTGGCCCAGCGCAGTGCGGTTTCTATTGCCCGGCGGCTGCAGGATCCCCTGGCGGAACTGGTTAAAATTGAACCCAGGTCGGTTGGTGTAGGTCAATACCAGCATGACGTAGCTGCCCGCAGGTTGGAAGAAAGCCTCGAAGGGGTAGTTGAATCGGTGGTCAACCTGGTGGGGGTTGATTTGAATACAGCCTCGGCTTCTCTCTTATCGTATGTTTCTGGGATTAACAGTGCCGTGGCGCAGCACATTGTCAAATTTAGAGAAGAAAACGGTAAATTTACAGAGCGAACCCAATTAAAAAAAGTGCCTCGCTTGGGACCCAAAGCCTTTGAGCAAAGCGTTGGCTTTTTGCGTATATTGGACGGGTCCAACCCCCTTGACAGAACCGGTATCCATCCGGAGTCTTACCCTGTTGTCAAGAAGCTGCTGCAAGAAATAGGTTGTGATTTATCTGATCTGGGCAGCCCCCTGATGAAAAACCGCCTGCAGCAGGTGGAGCCGGCAGACCTGGCAAGCCGGTTAGCTACCGGCATACCCACCCTGCGGGATATTATCGATGGTTTGCTGCGGCCGGGCAGAGATCCCCGGGAAGATTTGCCGGCCCCCCTGTTTCGCAGTGATATTTTAAAGATTGAAGACCTGTCACCCGGCATGGAACTACAGGGTACGGTGCGTAATGTGGTCGACTTCGGTGTTTTTGTGGATATTGGTTTAAAGGAAGATGGCTTGGTACACCGTTCTGAACTTACCGACCGCCGGTTTCGCCATCCGCTGGATGTTGTGGCAGTGGGTGATGTGGTAAAGGTAAGGGTACTTGCTGTGGATGCTGCCAGGGGAAGGGTTTCTCTGTCCATGAAAGGAATAAAGTAA
- the fdhF gene encoding formate dehydrogenase subunit alpha, with protein sequence MSDITCMINDITVTVPRGTSILAAAGMLGIDIPTFCHDPALSRYGGCRICVVEVQGWQQLPASCVTEVRPGMVVYTESARVLEARRTILELMLANHPSDCLTCEKNGTCRLQEYAYRYGVKKGAWQGAARAYDIETDNPFIIRDMNKCILCGKCVRVCSEVVGRSVIDYSYRGFRVKVATPLDLGLSKAGCVFCGSCVEVCPVGALTDKPRVGQGRPWELTPVTTTCPYCGVGCQIDLLVKDNRVVGAKAAGHGVNGRHLCVKGRYGHQFIHHPQRLTVPLVKKNGRWQEVSWPEAIRKVAEGFRQIKQQYGGRSIAVLASARITNEENYLLNKLARLVLGTNHIDHCARLCHAPTVAGLAAATGSGAMTNPIKDIAGADLILAIGTNTTETHPVLSLFIRQAIQRGAVLVVVDPRKTELAKLAAIHLPVKPGTDIVLFNSMINVIIEENLWNKPFVEERCEGLPELTAAVRDYTPAYAQEVTGIAAETVRQVARAYATAGRAAILYTMGLTQHVTGTDNVLAVTNLALLCGQIGRASTGINPLRGQNNVQGACDMGALPQYLPGYQPVWEESCREKFSKAWGGPLPAQPGMTVGEMLQAACRGELKAMYIVGENPVISEADANHATQALSQLDFLVVQDIFLTETAQMADVVLPAASWAEKDGTFTNTERRVQRVRQAIPPVGNSQADWQIFCALAEALGRPMRYRHPREIFDEMAALTPAYAGISYDRLVKEGIQWPCPTPDHPGTGILHQEKFVRGKGKFHAVAYRPPDELPDRQYPLLLNTGRRLFHYHTGSMTLRTGLKDVYPVEYLDVNSQDAGEMGLAQGDRVKVISRRGEIVMPVRLTDEVPRGMVFASFHFPDAAVNKLTNGARCPGSHTPELKVCAVRLEKLEQ encoded by the coding sequence GTGTCTGATATCACATGTATGATTAATGATATAACCGTAACTGTTCCCAGGGGAACCAGCATCTTGGCAGCAGCCGGTATGCTGGGCATTGATATTCCCACCTTCTGTCACGACCCGGCCTTAAGCCGCTACGGCGGTTGCCGCATTTGTGTCGTGGAAGTGCAGGGCTGGCAACAGTTGCCGGCCTCCTGTGTGACAGAAGTTCGGCCGGGCATGGTCGTATATACCGAGTCGGCCAGGGTGTTGGAAGCAAGGCGAACCATATTGGAACTTATGCTGGCCAACCACCCGTCTGATTGTTTAACCTGTGAAAAAAACGGAACCTGCCGTTTACAGGAGTATGCTTACCGCTATGGGGTAAAAAAGGGAGCCTGGCAGGGGGCCGCCCGTGCTTATGACATAGAAACAGACAACCCTTTTATCATACGGGATATGAATAAATGTATTCTTTGTGGTAAATGTGTAAGGGTTTGTTCTGAGGTGGTGGGCCGCAGTGTTATTGATTACAGTTACCGGGGCTTCCGGGTTAAGGTGGCCACACCTTTAGACCTTGGATTGTCAAAGGCGGGTTGTGTTTTTTGCGGTTCCTGTGTAGAAGTCTGCCCGGTAGGTGCTTTAACCGATAAACCCAGGGTAGGTCAAGGAAGACCCTGGGAATTGACACCTGTTACCACCACCTGCCCGTACTGCGGAGTTGGCTGCCAGATTGACCTGTTGGTAAAAGATAACCGGGTAGTGGGGGCTAAGGCAGCGGGGCACGGCGTGAACGGACGCCACCTGTGCGTTAAAGGACGGTACGGGCATCAATTTATTCACCATCCGCAGCGCTTGACTGTGCCGCTGGTGAAAAAAAACGGGCGTTGGCAGGAAGTGAGCTGGCCTGAAGCTATCCGGAAAGTGGCTGAAGGTTTCCGGCAAATAAAACAACAATATGGCGGCCGGAGCATAGCGGTGCTGGCTTCTGCCCGCATAACCAACGAAGAAAACTACCTGCTCAACAAGTTGGCCAGGCTGGTGCTGGGTACCAATCATATTGACCATTGTGCCCGTCTTTGCCATGCCCCCACGGTGGCGGGACTGGCAGCTGCCACAGGCAGCGGCGCAATGACTAATCCCATTAAAGATATTGCCGGGGCAGATCTGATTCTGGCCATTGGTACTAACACCACCGAAACTCACCCGGTGCTTTCCTTATTTATCCGCCAAGCTATCCAAAGGGGAGCGGTATTGGTGGTGGTAGACCCCAGGAAAACCGAGCTGGCCAAACTGGCTGCCATTCACCTGCCCGTTAAGCCGGGCACAGATATTGTTTTATTCAACAGTATGATAAATGTAATTATTGAAGAAAACCTCTGGAACAAGCCGTTTGTCGAAGAACGCTGTGAGGGTTTGCCCGAACTGACAGCAGCCGTGCGGGATTATACCCCGGCCTACGCCCAGGAAGTAACGGGGATTGCGGCAGAAACCGTCAGGCAGGTGGCCCGGGCGTACGCTACCGCCGGCCGGGCTGCGATCCTATATACCATGGGACTGACCCAACATGTGACCGGAACGGACAACGTTTTGGCGGTTACTAACCTGGCCCTGCTGTGCGGCCAGATTGGCAGGGCATCTACCGGCATTAACCCCCTGCGCGGTCAAAACAATGTGCAGGGTGCCTGTGATATGGGGGCGTTGCCGCAGTACCTGCCCGGCTACCAACCCGTTTGGGAAGAAAGCTGTCGTGAAAAATTCAGCAAAGCCTGGGGCGGCCCGCTGCCCGCACAGCCGGGTATGACTGTCGGCGAGATGCTGCAGGCAGCCTGCCGGGGCGAGCTAAAAGCCATGTATATTGTTGGAGAAAACCCGGTTATTTCGGAAGCGGATGCCAATCATGCAACACAGGCCTTAAGCCAGCTTGATTTTTTGGTGGTGCAGGATATTTTTCTTACCGAAACGGCCCAAATGGCTGATGTGGTGCTACCGGCAGCCAGTTGGGCTGAAAAAGACGGTACCTTTACCAATACCGAGCGCCGGGTGCAGCGGGTCAGGCAGGCTATTCCGCCGGTGGGCAACAGCCAGGCAGACTGGCAGATCTTTTGTGCTCTGGCCGAGGCGCTGGGCAGGCCCATGAGGTACCGGCACCCCAGGGAAATATTTGATGAAATGGCTGCTTTAACACCTGCTTATGCCGGAATTTCATATGATCGCCTGGTTAAAGAGGGAATTCAGTGGCCCTGTCCAACCCCGGATCACCCGGGCACCGGCATACTGCACCAGGAAAAATTTGTTCGCGGTAAAGGCAAATTCCATGCAGTAGCATACCGGCCGCCGGATGAACTGCCGGACCGGCAATATCCCTTGCTGTTAAACACCGGCCGGCGCTTGTTTCACTATCACACCGGCAGCATGACCCTGCGGACAGGCTTAAAGGATGTTTACCCTGTTGAATATTTAGATGTTAACAGCCAGGATGCCGGAGAAATGGGGCTGGCCCAGGGGGACCGGGTCAAAGTGATTTCCCGGCGGGGCGAAATAGTTATGCCAGTGCGGCTGACGGATGAGGTACCTAGAGGGATGGTGTTTGCGTCTTTTCATTTTCCTGACGCCGCCGTCAATAAGCTGACCAACGGGGCTCGCTGTCCCGGATCCCATACCCCGGAGTTAAAAGTGTGCGCAGTTAGGTTAGAGAAACTGGAGCAATAA
- a CDS encoding acyl-CoA dehydratase activase-related protein has translation MPVRVGIPRALLYYYYFPLWKSFLEGLGAEVVVSDRTTKDILTRGVQHCVDEACLPVKLAFGHVQNLLHKGVDYIFLPRMVSVARREYICPKFLGFPDMVKQNISGLPPVIDNVINQHRKPGDIHKFIRQVGELLGKGPLQSWLAYQRAKPVHQKYCRLLEQGLLPEEAMSVMAGKKPQPHQANGDLTVAVIGHPYNIYDAFISMNLINRLRKSGARVLTADNLTEHTVNQGVARLPKKLFWTLSRRMTGGAMAYHDQGTVDGIIHVAAFACGPDSMTGELIERFIRREGKMPFMNINLDEHTGEAGIITRLEAFLDMVRRRRTAL, from the coding sequence ATGCCTGTTCGAGTGGGGATTCCCAGGGCTTTACTTTATTATTATTATTTCCCTTTATGGAAAAGTTTTTTAGAAGGTTTAGGGGCTGAGGTGGTAGTTTCCGACCGCACCACTAAAGATATCTTAACCCGGGGAGTGCAGCATTGCGTAGATGAAGCCTGCCTGCCGGTTAAGTTGGCCTTTGGCCATGTACAGAATTTGCTGCACAAGGGAGTGGATTATATATTTCTGCCCCGCATGGTCAGTGTGGCCCGGCGGGAATATATCTGTCCCAAGTTTTTAGGGTTTCCGGACATGGTTAAGCAAAATATCAGCGGCCTGCCCCCGGTGATAGATAATGTGATCAATCAGCACCGCAAGCCGGGGGATATTCATAAATTTATCCGGCAGGTGGGGGAGCTCCTGGGTAAAGGGCCCCTGCAGTCCTGGCTGGCTTATCAAAGAGCCAAGCCGGTTCACCAAAAATACTGCCGGCTGCTGGAACAAGGGTTGCTGCCGGAAGAAGCCATGTCAGTCATGGCCGGTAAAAAACCTCAACCGCACCAGGCAAACGGTGACCTGACAGTGGCCGTTATCGGTCACCCCTATAATATTTATGATGCTTTTATCAGTATGAATCTGATCAATCGCTTAAGAAAGTCGGGTGCCCGGGTCTTAACGGCAGATAATCTGACCGAACATACGGTTAATCAGGGGGTGGCCAGGCTGCCCAAAAAACTGTTCTGGACCCTGTCCCGGCGCATGACCGGCGGAGCAATGGCTTACCACGACCAAGGTACGGTGGACGGCATAATTCATGTGGCTGCCTTTGCCTGCGGGCCGGACTCGATGACCGGCGAGCTGATAGAACGCTTTATTCGCAGGGAAGGAAAAATGCCCTTTATGAACATCAACCTGGACGAACATACCGGGGAAGCCGGTATTATCACCCGCTTGGAGGCCTTTTTAGACATGGTTCGCCGGAGGAGGACAGCCCTGTGA
- a CDS encoding [FeFe] hydrogenase, group A, with translation MDKISGLLQKDISRRKFLEIMGKIGLTSLTMGVINYQPRFAWGSFKVVPVAADNPSIVWHESKCKRCGKCVGACTGQTVLGYYNSSGGKIICTNCGQCVLRCTNSALTERDDTAKVWQALNNHDLHVVVQTSPASRVSLGEEFGLKAGTVVEGKQVTALKQLGFAAVFDTGFAADLTVMEEATELVQRLTGKLNKPLPQFTSCSPGWVKFCEHFYPDLLPHMSTCKSPQQMLGAVIKSYYAQKKGIDPAKIFTVSVMPCTAKKFECQRPEMNDAGLLAGKPGIKDMDAALTTRELARMIKQKNINFTKLGDSLYDSIFGEKSGAGLIFGSSGGVTEAAVRTAFYLLTNTRPPDQLLNFTEVRGLTGIKEAVVNIPGFGNLKVAVCQGLGNARKVLELIRSGQGSWHFVEFMACPGGCVGGGGQPKTTDNARTARATGLYNLDAASSKRLSYENQEVQKIYQEFFGFPMSDKAHQLLHTDYIARGL, from the coding sequence ATGGACAAAATATCCGGTTTGCTGCAAAAGGACATTTCTCGCCGTAAGTTTCTGGAAATTATGGGTAAAATCGGCCTCACGAGCCTGACCATGGGCGTTATTAATTACCAACCCCGTTTCGCATGGGGATCATTCAAAGTAGTACCGGTGGCCGCTGATAACCCTTCTATTGTCTGGCACGAAAGTAAATGCAAAAGGTGCGGCAAATGTGTGGGGGCCTGCACAGGCCAAACCGTTTTAGGCTATTACAACAGCAGCGGCGGCAAAATTATCTGTACCAATTGCGGCCAATGTGTTTTGCGTTGCACCAACAGCGCTCTCACCGAACGGGATGATACCGCCAAGGTATGGCAGGCCTTAAATAACCATGACCTGCATGTGGTAGTACAAACCTCTCCGGCCAGCCGGGTTTCGCTGGGAGAAGAATTCGGTCTTAAAGCCGGCACGGTGGTGGAAGGAAAGCAGGTAACTGCCCTTAAACAATTAGGCTTTGCTGCTGTATTCGACACCGGTTTTGCCGCGGACTTAACTGTCATGGAAGAAGCCACCGAATTGGTGCAGCGTCTTACGGGCAAGTTGAATAAACCTCTACCGCAATTTACCTCCTGCAGTCCCGGTTGGGTTAAATTTTGTGAGCATTTTTACCCCGACCTGCTGCCCCACATGTCTACCTGCAAATCTCCCCAACAAATGTTGGGTGCTGTTATAAAATCATACTACGCACAGAAAAAAGGCATTGACCCGGCTAAAATTTTCACCGTTTCTGTCATGCCCTGCACAGCCAAAAAGTTTGAGTGCCAGCGCCCTGAAATGAATGATGCCGGTCTGCTGGCAGGCAAGCCGGGCATTAAGGATATGGATGCTGCTCTGACCACCAGGGAACTGGCCCGCATGATTAAGCAAAAAAATATTAATTTTACCAAGCTGGGCGACTCACTGTACGATTCCATTTTCGGCGAAAAGAGCGGCGCCGGCCTAATCTTTGGTTCCAGCGGCGGCGTGACGGAGGCAGCCGTACGCACCGCCTTCTACCTGTTGACCAATACCCGGCCGCCGGATCAATTGCTTAACTTTACTGAGGTCAGAGGACTAACCGGCATTAAGGAAGCAGTTGTTAACATACCCGGTTTTGGCAACCTCAAAGTTGCCGTCTGCCAGGGATTGGGAAATGCCCGAAAAGTTTTGGAACTAATCCGTTCCGGCCAGGGTTCCTGGCATTTTGTCGAATTTATGGCTTGCCCCGGCGGTTGTGTGGGTGGCGGCGGTCAGCCCAAAACCACCGATAATGCCCGTACCGCCCGCGCCACCGGTTTATATAACCTGGATGCCGCCTCAAGCAAGCGGTTAAGTTACGAGAACCAGGAAGTCCAAAAGATTTATCAGGAGTTTTTCGGTTTTCCCATGAGTGACAAAGCACACCAATTACTGCACACCGATTATATTGCGCGGGGGTTGTAA
- a CDS encoding acyl-CoA dehydratase activase: MKCYLGIDVGSVSTNIVLMDENTNVLQSMYLRTNGQPVAAVQRGLKQISDKLPPHTVIRGVGTTGSGRQLTGIVVGADAVKNEITAHAVAASHLVPGVQTVLEIGGQDSKIIILRNGVVTDFAMNTVCAAGTGSFLDQQASRLNIAIEEFGDLALRGKTPVRIAGRCAVFAESDMIHKQQMGFNLEDILAGLCEALVRNYLNNVGKGKEILGPVVFQGGVAANAGMRRAFERAIGMEVHVPKYFNVMGAVGAALLARDAVARGGPTRFKGFGVADLEYRAGSFECSGCPNLCEVIEMAEAGQVIARWGDRCGKWSNALAAGAAAGHCS, translated from the coding sequence CTGAAGTGTTATCTGGGTATTGATGTAGGCTCTGTAAGCACTAATATAGTTTTAATGGACGAAAACACCAACGTTTTACAAAGTATGTACCTGCGCACTAACGGTCAACCGGTGGCGGCGGTACAGCGAGGCTTAAAACAAATCAGTGACAAACTGCCACCCCACACCGTCATCCGGGGAGTCGGCACTACCGGCAGTGGTCGGCAGCTAACGGGCATCGTGGTGGGGGCGGATGCCGTAAAAAATGAAATAACTGCCCACGCGGTGGCCGCATCCCACCTGGTGCCGGGTGTTCAGACCGTGTTGGAAATCGGTGGACAGGACAGTAAAATTATTATCCTGCGCAACGGCGTAGTTACGGATTTTGCCATGAATACCGTTTGTGCGGCAGGCACCGGAAGTTTCTTGGATCAACAGGCCAGCCGGCTGAATATTGCCATTGAAGAATTTGGCGATCTTGCTTTGCGGGGCAAAACCCCGGTGCGCATTGCCGGGCGTTGTGCGGTTTTTGCTGAATCTGACATGATTCATAAACAACAAATGGGTTTTAACCTGGAGGATATTTTAGCTGGGTTATGTGAAGCATTGGTGCGCAATTACCTTAATAATGTAGGCAAAGGCAAAGAAATTCTCGGGCCGGTGGTGTTCCAAGGCGGTGTTGCGGCCAATGCCGGCATGCGGCGAGCTTTTGAAAGGGCTATCGGTATGGAGGTGCATGTTCCCAAGTACTTTAATGTTATGGGAGCGGTAGGAGCGGCCCTTTTAGCCAGGGATGCCGTAGCCAGGGGGGGGCCAACCCGGTTTAAAGGTTTTGGGGTGGCTGACCTGGAGTATAGAGCAGGCAGCTTTGAATGCAGCGGCTGTCCTAATTTATGTGAAGTAATTGAAATGGCTGAAGCCGGTCAGGTTATTGCCCGCTGGGGCGATCGCTGCGGCAAATGGTCCAATGCCTTGGCTGCCGGTGCAGCCGCCGGTCACTGCAGCTGA
- a CDS encoding methyl-accepting chemotaxis protein, with product MKVGTGFKQGSLSLKLFISFLVITLVPLICYSFYSIKKSEQVLKQQYEIQTQQLLSTNLNEILAAEQRIIIEMAQNPIIKSMDYTQAEPFFQRFLKDNPQYSHLLICNSQGIEIAHSEGSDHHGKSIAEKEYFKVPWETGKPVISDATFSKSTGRKIVGLGVPIFNSNQKAGVLVGFIRLEYISERITTKKVSQNGYTFMLNKDGYLIGHPDTNKLLQVNMLENPDIDQHCKTIIERMLKQESGVEEITLDGREVIINYKPANINGWSIAAVSPVTEVYALAGKLKQDTWKALLIITLLLFIVASFVTGKILKPIYGYIRLVNERDFSQNIKGSDELGTAFQKLAADLRALLQSFSQNTDKLASSSEKFKEITEHSAAAACDLSGKIQSIAEATQAQKEKINEISSFIAKLNSELLRIQDELAGSRHSSNQAYYSAQSGRKLVQEMASSIDTLNNKTNQINTIVDTISSIAEQTNLLALNAAIEAARAGDSGKGFAVVAEEVRKLAGQCAEATTKIARLVQDIKSDVEKVVNLASDQNNTNNVVQCFEDILTKAQMASGSVSDLVTAAQAIQQESRQIETEINVIARAVTQTAEAAESIAGYTEEQTATVQELSGSADELNQVAVEMKQSLEKYKY from the coding sequence ATGAAGGTGGGCACCGGTTTTAAGCAAGGAAGCCTTAGCCTAAAACTATTCATTTCTTTCCTGGTTATTACCTTGGTCCCTTTAATTTGTTATTCTTTTTATAGTATTAAAAAATCAGAACAGGTGCTGAAGCAGCAATACGAGATACAAACGCAACAGTTATTAAGCACTAATTTAAATGAAATTTTAGCGGCTGAACAAAGAATTATCATTGAGATGGCCCAAAACCCTATCATAAAATCAATGGATTACACACAGGCTGAGCCTTTTTTTCAAAGGTTTCTTAAGGATAATCCCCAGTATTCTCACCTTTTGATTTGTAATTCCCAGGGGATTGAAATTGCCCATTCCGAAGGTTCGGATCACCATGGTAAAAGCATTGCCGAAAAGGAATATTTCAAAGTTCCCTGGGAAACCGGTAAACCTGTTATCTCGGATGCCACCTTTTCTAAAAGTACCGGCAGAAAAATTGTGGGGCTGGGTGTGCCCATTTTCAACAGCAATCAAAAGGCCGGCGTCTTGGTTGGTTTTATTCGCCTGGAATATATATCAGAGCGGATTACCACCAAAAAAGTTTCACAGAACGGCTATACTTTCATGCTAAACAAAGACGGCTATCTAATCGGCCACCCGGATACAAACAAATTATTGCAAGTTAACATGCTGGAGAATCCCGATATTGATCAACACTGTAAAACAATTATTGAACGCATGTTAAAACAGGAAAGCGGTGTGGAGGAAATAACCCTGGACGGCCGGGAAGTGATTATTAATTATAAACCGGCCAACATCAACGGTTGGTCTATTGCCGCCGTTAGCCCGGTTACGGAAGTTTATGCCCTGGCGGGCAAACTAAAACAAGATACCTGGAAAGCACTGCTCATAATCACCCTGTTGTTGTTTATTGTCGCTTCCTTTGTCACCGGTAAAATATTAAAGCCAATTTATGGTTATATAAGGCTGGTTAATGAACGGGATTTCTCGCAAAACATTAAAGGTTCGGATGAACTTGGTACCGCTTTTCAAAAATTAGCAGCAGACCTGCGGGCATTGCTGCAATCCTTTAGTCAAAATACAGATAAGCTGGCCTCGTCTTCTGAAAAGTTTAAAGAAATAACCGAACACTCGGCCGCCGCCGCCTGTGATTTGTCCGGCAAAATCCAGAGTATTGCCGAAGCAACCCAGGCGCAAAAGGAAAAAATTAATGAAATCAGCAGCTTTATCGCAAAGTTAAACAGTGAATTATTACGCATCCAGGATGAGTTGGCGGGCAGCCGGCATTCCTCCAACCAGGCCTATTACTCTGCCCAAAGCGGCCGCAAGCTGGTGCAAGAGATGGCTTCTTCCATAGACACTTTAAACAACAAGACAAATCAAATTAACACTATTGTTGATACCATCAGTTCCATCGCTGAGCAAACCAACTTGCTGGCTCTTAATGCGGCAATTGAAGCTGCCCGGGCAGGAGACTCCGGCAAGGGATTTGCGGTAGTGGCGGAAGAAGTAAGAAAACTGGCCGGCCAGTGTGCCGAGGCAACTACTAAAATTGCCCGGCTGGTACAAGATATTAAAAGTGATGTTGAAAAAGTGGTTAACCTGGCCTCAGATCAAAACAACACCAACAATGTTGTGCAATGCTTTGAAGATATTTTAACTAAAGCTCAGATGGCCTCTGGCAGCGTATCCGACCTGGTTACCGCCGCCCAGGCAATTCAGCAGGAAAGCCGGCAAATTGAAACAGAAATTAACGTGATTGCCCGGGCAGTTACGCAAACCGCTGAAGCGGCAGAAAGCATTGCCGGCTACACTGAAGAGCAAACCGCTACCGTACAGGAATTATCCGGTTCAGCTGACGAATTAAATCAGGTGGCGGTTGAAATGAAGCAGTCATTAGAGAAATATAAGTATTAA